A DNA window from Longimicrobiaceae bacterium contains the following coding sequences:
- a CDS encoding cytochrome c oxidase subunit 3, which produces MDHAHAMAHAAHPAHIDTSTGLDSRKMAFWGFIGSECLLFGSLIGTYMAYKGKSLTGPYPHDTVLPDGTAVEGILNIPLTTVSTFVLLMSSVFMVFALNYTQRGNRKGSVGWLLATAFGGSLFLGAQVYEFTHFYHEGLELGTNLFASSFYLLTGFHGAHVTVGVLYLITLAFLSYRGKIPPHKALNVEIAGLYWHFVDVIWIVIFPLVYLIK; this is translated from the coding sequence ATGGATCACGCACACGCGATGGCGCACGCGGCGCACCCCGCGCACATCGACACCAGCACGGGGCTCGACAGCCGGAAGATGGCGTTCTGGGGCTTCATCGGCTCCGAGTGCCTGCTCTTCGGGTCGCTGATCGGGACCTACATGGCGTACAAGGGGAAGAGCCTCACCGGGCCCTACCCGCACGACACCGTGCTCCCCGACGGAACGGCCGTCGAGGGGATCCTGAACATCCCGCTCACCACCGTCAGCACCTTCGTGCTGCTGATGAGCTCGGTGTTCATGGTGTTCGCCCTGAACTACACCCAGCGCGGCAACCGCAAGGGCTCGGTGGGATGGCTCCTGGCGACCGCCTTCGGCGGCTCGCTCTTCCTGGGGGCCCAGGTCTACGAGTTCACGCACTTCTACCACGAGGGGCTGGAGCTCGGGACCAACCTGTTCGCGTCCAGCTTCTACCTGCTGACCGGCTTCCACGGCGCGCACGTCACGGTCGGAGTGCTCTACCTGATCACGCTGGCTTTCCTCTCCTACCGCGGGAAGATCCCCCCGCACAAGGCGCTGAACGTGGAGATCGCCGGCCTGTACTGGCACTTCGTGGACGTGATCTGGATCGTGATCTTCCCCCTCGTCTACCTCATCAAGTGA
- a CDS encoding cytochrome C oxidase subunit IV family protein, which yields MTSEQREVIHDQHTHPSNKVYFWIGVALFLLTFLEVLGYLGEVNEVFAAGTAALIIGVLSAAKFILVVMFYMHLKFDSKLFTGIFIFPALLGTLVIVSLYMLFHVLPALLEQGHVS from the coding sequence ATGACAAGCGAGCAGCGAGAGGTCATCCACGACCAGCACACGCACCCGAGCAACAAGGTCTACTTCTGGATCGGGGTGGCGCTCTTCCTCCTCACCTTCCTGGAGGTGCTGGGCTACCTGGGCGAGGTGAACGAGGTGTTCGCGGCCGGCACCGCCGCGCTCATCATCGGGGTGCTGTCCGCCGCCAAGTTCATCCTGGTGGTGATGTTCTACATGCACCTGAAGTTCGACAGCAAGCTCTTCACGGGGATCTTCATCTTCCCGGCGCTGCTGGGCACCCTCGTGATCGTCTCGCTCTACATGCTGTTCCACGTGTTGCCGGCGCTGCTGGAGCAGGGGCACGTCTCCTAG
- a CDS encoding cytochrome c oxidase assembly protein: MWSFSTLFLLHQESFAWTEWRVYSDFMVGWLLLFAAYFLLIGPLRRRFPGARPVPPRKVASFVLAMAIIFLALQGPLHELSDYFLFSAHMVQHLVLILVMPPFLLYAIPDWMLRPAVNVRAIGKVARLLTFPLVAFALNNVIFLAWHFPGPYDLMMRDHGVHVAMHLMIMVTGTIMWWPVMSPLPELPRIAPPLQMMYLFVLGIPMMVTAALITFSRVELYTWYVEAPRIFPLSALDDQRLGGLIMWVPGALTIWVAITVVYFRWTHREVAEDEPSPERPRVTRSGLVIAPPPFPNH; the protein is encoded by the coding sequence ATGTGGTCGTTCTCGACGCTCTTCCTGCTCCACCAGGAGTCGTTCGCGTGGACGGAGTGGAGGGTCTACTCGGACTTCATGGTCGGGTGGCTCCTCCTCTTCGCCGCGTACTTCCTGCTGATCGGGCCCCTGCGCCGCCGCTTCCCCGGAGCCCGCCCCGTCCCGCCGCGGAAGGTGGCGAGCTTCGTGCTCGCCATGGCGATCATCTTCCTGGCCCTCCAGGGCCCGCTGCACGAGCTGAGCGACTACTTCCTGTTCAGCGCGCACATGGTGCAGCACCTGGTGCTGATCCTGGTGATGCCGCCGTTCCTGCTGTACGCCATCCCGGACTGGATGCTGCGCCCGGCGGTGAACGTGCGGGCGATCGGTAAGGTGGCGCGGCTGCTCACCTTCCCCCTGGTGGCCTTCGCGCTCAACAACGTCATCTTCCTGGCCTGGCACTTCCCCGGCCCGTACGACCTGATGATGCGCGACCACGGCGTGCACGTGGCGATGCACCTGATGATCATGGTGACGGGGACGATCATGTGGTGGCCGGTCATGAGCCCGCTCCCGGAGCTCCCCCGCATCGCGCCGCCGCTCCAGATGATGTACCTGTTCGTCCTGGGGATCCCCATGATGGTGACGGCGGCGCTGATCACCTTCTCCCGGGTCGAGCTGTACACCTGGTACGTGGAGGCGCCGCGGATCTTCCCCCTCTCGGCGCTGGACGACCAGCGCCTGGGCGGTCTGATCATGTGGGTCCCGGGGGCGCTGACCATCTGGGTGGCCATCACGGTGGTGTACTTCCGCTGGACGCACCGCGAGGTGGCGGAGGACGAGCCCTCGCCGGAGCGCCCGCGCGTGACCCGGAGCGGCCTGGTCATCGCCCCGCCGCCATTCCCGAACCACTAG